A window of Sphingobacterium sp. SRCM116780 contains these coding sequences:
- a CDS encoding ExbD/TolR family protein, which yields MAELNQDSGKGGKGGKVRSKKNGGKVDLTAMVDLAFLLITFFMLTTSLNKPQAMDVAMPDKNKVKDEQSEVLTADNRSVTILLGSDNKVSWYYGQIKAPIEGPTVTGFGADGLRKALIAKKAYVPRVAGGKDVIVIIRPSDMSTQKDLVDVLDEMKIVDIKRYMIAKISPEEIDVLKRDNIYND from the coding sequence ATGGCAGAATTAAATCAAGACAGTGGTAAGGGGGGTAAAGGCGGAAAAGTAAGATCAAAGAAAAACGGTGGTAAAGTCGATTTGACAGCCATGGTAGATCTAGCATTCTTATTGATTACTTTCTTCATGTTGACTACGTCTTTAAATAAACCACAAGCAATGGACGTTGCGATGCCTGATAAAAATAAAGTTAAAGATGAGCAATCTGAAGTACTAACAGCAGATAATCGTTCGGTAACAATTTTATTAGGATCTGACAATAAAGTTTCTTGGTATTATGGACAAATAAAAGCACCAATCGAAGGTCCTACAGTTACAGGATTCGGCGCTGATGGCTTACGTAAGGCTTTAATTGCGAAAAAAGCTTATGTACCACGTGTAGCTGGAGGAAAAGATGTAATCGTGATCATCAGACCTAGTGATATGTCTACTCAAAAAGATCTTGTTGATGTTCTTGATGAGATGAAAATTGTAGACATTAAACGCTATATGATTGCAAAAATTAGTCCTGAAGAAATAGATGTTTTAAAACGTGATAATATTTACAATGACTAA
- a CDS encoding TonB family protein codes for MIGSKLDIFKKEWLDVVFQGRNKEYGAYELRKIAPKATNTGLLVVVIAVVLLSLLKLFGGKLFPNKPVEAPPVVTEVTLEDLEEIKPPEPPEEEPLPIEEEKPQQVAMDIPKEDLVRFPEPKVAPAAQVKEEVAAQEEFKDDKKAPARITLKGSAAGSSVARGEFGTKKQDGGITGTSKGDPNGDPNGDQIFNAVEVQPQPPGGMAAFMKWVGEAYDYPSAALENGINGVVEVSFVVEKDGSLTDINVKRDLKYGTGDAAVKLLKKAKKWKPGIQNGRPVRVAYTLPIRLNTINQ; via the coding sequence ATGATTGGGTCAAAATTAGATATTTTTAAAAAGGAATGGCTTGATGTCGTATTTCAAGGCAGAAACAAGGAGTATGGAGCTTACGAGCTTCGTAAGATTGCTCCTAAAGCAACGAATACTGGTTTATTGGTTGTTGTTATTGCAGTGGTACTGTTAAGTCTTCTTAAGTTATTTGGAGGGAAACTCTTTCCAAATAAACCTGTGGAAGCTCCTCCTGTTGTAACAGAAGTGACCTTAGAGGATTTAGAGGAAATTAAACCTCCTGAACCACCAGAAGAAGAGCCTCTTCCAATAGAAGAAGAAAAACCACAACAAGTTGCAATGGATATACCAAAAGAAGATTTGGTCCGTTTTCCAGAACCTAAAGTAGCTCCTGCTGCTCAGGTGAAAGAAGAAGTTGCAGCACAGGAAGAATTCAAAGATGATAAAAAGGCACCAGCTCGTATTACTTTAAAAGGTAGTGCTGCAGGTTCTTCGGTAGCAAGAGGTGAATTTGGTACTAAGAAACAAGATGGTGGTATTACTGGAACTTCTAAAGGTGATCCAAATGGTGATCCAAACGGGGATCAAATTTTCAATGCTGTAGAGGTGCAACCTCAACCCCCAGGTGGTATGGCTGCATTTATGAAATGGGTTGGAGAAGCGTATGACTATCCTTCAGCAGCTTTAGAAAATGGTATTAACGGTGTTGTTGAAGTTTCCTTTGTTGTTGAGAAAGATGGTAGTTTGACTGATATTAATGTGAAACGAGATCTTAAATATGGTACAGGAGATGCAGCTGTTAAGTTGTTGAAAAAAGCTAAAAAGTGGAAACCAGGTATTCAAAATGGTCGCCCCGTACGTGTGGCGTATACATTACCTATCCGCTTAAATACAATTAATCAGTAA
- a CDS encoding ExbD/TolR family protein, which produces MGKAKVKRASTSIDMTAMCDVSFLLLSFFVMTSTAKQPEAFPVDTPSSTTKDKLPDSNVGIITIGDKGKVFFGATDRDVRVKTLEKMSTRYGVKFSQQDYDQFALMENVGTPMKAIKQVLGMKPSERLAKGVQNGIPVDSTEALSNELYQWVQTARLAAAEVNKEKEGNKDFVDPGPLKIAIKADGAEKYPSINAVIETLRNQKQNKFSFITGLRAEDK; this is translated from the coding sequence TGACCGCGATGTGTGACGTATCATTCTTGCTTCTTTCATTCTTCGTAATGACATCAACGGCGAAACAACCGGAAGCATTTCCAGTAGATACGCCGTCATCTACGACGAAAGATAAATTACCAGACTCTAACGTTGGTATTATTACCATCGGTGATAAAGGTAAAGTATTCTTTGGCGCAACAGATCGTGATGTTCGGGTTAAAACTTTAGAGAAAATGTCTACTAGATATGGCGTTAAATTTTCTCAACAAGATTACGACCAATTTGCGTTGATGGAAAATGTCGGTACTCCAATGAAAGCGATTAAGCAAGTATTAGGGATGAAACCAAGTGAACGTCTTGCAAAAGGAGTTCAGAATGGTATTCCTGTAGATAGTACAGAGGCATTATCAAACGAATTATACCAATGGGTACAAACAGCGCGTTTAGCTGCAGCAGAAGTAAATAAGGAAAAGGAAGGCAACAAAGACTTTGTTGATCCAGGACCACTTAAAATTGCGATTAAAGCTGACGGAGCAGAAAAGTACCCTTCAATTAATGCGGTAATTGAAACATTACGTAACCAAAAACAAAATAAATTCAGTTTCATTACTGGTTTACGTGCTGAGGATAAATAA